Below is a genomic region from Streptomyces sp. NBC_00461.
CGCGATGAATCGACGTAGACGATCGGGCAGTTGTCCCCTTCGCACTGCCGCAGACCGGCCCGCGCGACGGGGTCCGTGAGCAGTTCCACGGCGTCCCGGGCGATCGCCCCCAGCAGCGCCGCGCACTGGGGCACTCCCTCCAACTCGCGGACGAGCGAGCCGTCCTCGCCCCGTACGGCCCGTGGCGCGGGCGGCGAGACGCGGGCCAGCTCGTTGACGCGGCCGAGCGCGAGGTCGTAAGACGGCCGGGGCACGGTCGGCGTCAGTCCACCGCGCACCAACTGTCCTATCTGTCCGCGCAGTTCACGGAAGGCGACCAGCCAGGACGGGTCGGCGTGGGCCAGCGAGGTCGTCGCCGGGACCAGCCCCGCCCCGGTGACCCAGGCGCACAGCACCCCCACGGAGTCGAACCGCTCCACGGGGTGGGTGGTGGCGAGGAGGTCGAGACAGATCCGACCGGCGTCGAATCGCAGCTCGTACGCGACCGTGACCGTACCCAGTGCCATGTGCCTGTCACCGCCTGGCTCGGGAAACCTGAGGGCTGAGGAACCGATCCCTCATACAGTGCCTGCCCGTTCGCGCGGCCGGAACCCCTCGTACCGGCGGCTGGTGGACGAGCGCTTATGCGGGTGCGCGTCTCGGCGATGTCCCGGCCGCCGCGCCGCCCGTTGACTTGAGGGCATGACGCAGAACAAGCAGAACAGGCAGAGCGGGCAGAGCACCGGGAGAAGGCAGAACACCAGGAGCCCGGGATACGTACTGGGTGCGGCCACGGTCGCGATGGGCCTGATCGCCGGGGTCTACTACATCTTCGCCTGCTGTGTGATGCCGGCCCTGGCCCGCAGCGACGACCGGGTCTACGTCGAGGTCATGCGCAACATCGACGACGTCATCCAGAACCCGGTGTTCTTCCTCAGCTTCGCCGGCGCACTGCTGCTGACGGGCGTCTCCTCGTGGCAGCTGCGCGGGCAGCCGTACCGCTGGTGGGTGTGGGCGGGCCTCGCGGCGTACGCCCTCGGCTTCCTGACCACGGTCGTCATCAACATCCCGCTCAACAACGACCTGGCGAGCATGACCGATCCGACGGCGGCCCGGGAGCACTTCGAGGACCCGTGGGTGGCCTGGAACGTGGTGCGCGCGGTGCTGTCGACGGTGGCCCTGGGGTGCCTGGCGCGGGCGCTGGTGCTGTACGGAGCGCTTCGGCGCGGGTCACGCGAACACAGCCCGTACGGTGTGTGAGCCCGTCCGGCGTATGAGGACGTCAGGCGTATGAGGACGTCAGGCGCGTGAGGCCGCCCGGCGTGTGAGGGCGAGGCCGTTCAGGCCGAGGCGCCCGTCCCGGAGAACGCGGCCCCGGCAACGGCAACGTCACCGCACGGCCCCGAAGCCCCGAAGCCCCGAAGCCCCGAAGCCCCGAAGCCCCGAAGCCCCGAAGCCCCGAGAACAGCCTTACGCGTCCGAGTACTTCGCGTCCGCCGCCGGATCCAGCGCCAGCCGGTACCCCCGCTTCACCACAGTCTGGATCAGCTTCGGCGCGCCGAGTGCCGTACGCAGCCGGGCCATCGCGGTCTCCACCGCATGCTCGTCGCGGCCGGCACCCGGCAGGGCCCGCAGCAGCTCCGCGCGGGCCACCACCCAT
It encodes:
- a CDS encoding CGNR zinc finger domain-containing protein, which codes for MALGTVTVAYELRFDAGRICLDLLATTHPVERFDSVGVLCAWVTGAGLVPATTSLAHADPSWLVAFRELRGQIGQLVRGGLTPTVPRPSYDLALGRVNELARVSPPAPRAVRGEDGSLVRELEGVPQCAALLGAIARDAVELLTDPVARAGLRQCEGDNCPIVYVDSSRGRRRRWCSSEVCGNRERVARHRRRAALARA
- a CDS encoding anthrone oxygenase family protein, giving the protein MTQNKQNRQSGQSTGRRQNTRSPGYVLGAATVAMGLIAGVYYIFACCVMPALARSDDRVYVEVMRNIDDVIQNPVFFLSFAGALLLTGVSSWQLRGQPYRWWVWAGLAAYALGFLTTVVINIPLNNDLASMTDPTAAREHFEDPWVAWNVVRAVLSTVALGCLARALVLYGALRRGSREHSPYGV